One Suricata suricatta isolate VVHF042 chromosome X, meerkat_22Aug2017_6uvM2_HiC, whole genome shotgun sequence genomic region harbors:
- the NXT2 gene encoding NTF2-related export protein 2 isoform X2: MDRRRRALTRLYLDQATLIWNGNAVTGLEALANFFETLPSSEFQVNMLDCQPVHEQATQAQTTVLVVTSGTVRFDGNKQHYFNQNFLLTAQPNPQSTVWKIASDCFRFQDWAST, translated from the exons ATGGACAGAAGAAGACGG GCACTAACCAGGCTGTATCTGGACCAGGCCACTTTAATATGGAATGGGAATGCTGTTACAGGGCTGGAAGCCCTAGCCAATTTCTTTGAGACGTTGCCTTCTAGTGAGTTCCAGGTCAATATGCTAGATTGCCAGCCAGTTCATG AGCAAGCTACTCAGGCCCAGACCACAGTTCTCGTTGTGACCAGTGGAACTGTGAGGTTTGATGGAAACAAACAACACTACTTCAACCAGAACTTCCTGCTGACTGCACAGCCTAATCCTCAAAGCACTGTGTGGAAGATTGCAAGCGATTGCTTCCGTTTCCAAGATTGGGCTAGTACTTAA
- the NXT2 gene encoding NTF2-related export protein 2 isoform X1, producing MAASVDFKTHVDQACRAAEEFVNIYYETMDRRRRALTRLYLDQATLIWNGNAVTGLEALANFFETLPSSEFQVNMLDCQPVHEQATQAQTTVLVVTSGTVRFDGNKQHYFNQNFLLTAQPNPQSTVWKIASDCFRFQDWAST from the exons ATGGCTGCATCTGTG GATTTTAAAACTCATGTAGATCAGGCATGTAGAGCTGCTGAGGAATTTGTCAATATTTACTATGAGACAATGGACAGAAGAAGACGG GCACTAACCAGGCTGTATCTGGACCAGGCCACTTTAATATGGAATGGGAATGCTGTTACAGGGCTGGAAGCCCTAGCCAATTTCTTTGAGACGTTGCCTTCTAGTGAGTTCCAGGTCAATATGCTAGATTGCCAGCCAGTTCATG AGCAAGCTACTCAGGCCCAGACCACAGTTCTCGTTGTGACCAGTGGAACTGTGAGGTTTGATGGAAACAAACAACACTACTTCAACCAGAACTTCCTGCTGACTGCACAGCCTAATCCTCAAAGCACTGTGTGGAAGATTGCAAGCGATTGCTTCCGTTTCCAAGATTGGGCTAGTACTTAA